One Sulfuricurvum sp. DNA window includes the following coding sequences:
- a CDS encoding GGDEF domain-containing protein, translating to MLKGSIYRFLTANFEPIEMSMMRSLMMINSFLLIGVLAFSTFAYTNLVIFHSYFIGTLDTAAAIISFSALIDLQVNKKLNRTVYIGTANFFFFFITFSYTNQNSDFGLIWTIFFPIFVITLMGHKKGLALTSFFYLILFSMAFYHIGIWDEGRWNIRSFLRFSIASIVLTYVVYVYEMAIARANETLAEVRKKEAIYLTELERLSSTDPLTGLYNRRQMDEILENHFEEAKRYSTPFTLIMFDIDNFKLINDTYGHNIGDEVLTTIADITHSILRKTDHFARWGGEEFLILASMTTSIDALVLAEKIREKIQETIFPLDITVSCSFGVTLCNPSLDIYTLIDQADTALYRAKGEGKNRVCEYHGERINA from the coding sequence GTGCTCAAGGGGTCAATTTACCGTTTTTTAACCGCCAACTTCGAACCTATTGAGATGAGCATGATGCGATCATTAATGATGATCAATTCTTTTTTATTGATTGGGGTGCTTGCTTTTAGTACGTTTGCATACACTAATTTAGTAATTTTTCATTCCTATTTTATAGGAACCCTTGATACTGCCGCAGCTATCATATCTTTTAGTGCACTCATTGACCTACAGGTCAATAAAAAATTAAACCGTACCGTCTACATAGGGACAGCCAATTTTTTCTTTTTTTTTATCACTTTCTCCTATACCAATCAAAATAGCGATTTTGGGCTTATTTGGACGATTTTTTTTCCTATTTTTGTTATCACTCTCATGGGACACAAAAAGGGATTAGCACTTACTTCTTTTTTTTATTTAATTCTCTTTTCTATGGCTTTCTACCATATAGGAATATGGGATGAGGGGAGATGGAATATTCGTTCTTTTTTACGCTTTAGCATCGCATCTATTGTCTTAACTTATGTTGTATACGTATATGAAATGGCTATAGCTAGAGCTAATGAGACGCTTGCGGAAGTACGGAAGAAAGAAGCTATTTATCTCACAGAGCTAGAACGTCTCTCTTCTACTGATCCCTTAACAGGTCTTTACAATCGTCGTCAAATGGATGAAATATTGGAAAATCATTTTGAAGAAGCAAAACGATATTCGACCCCTTTCACGTTAATTATGTTCGATATTGATAATTTCAAACTGATCAATGATACTTATGGACACAATATTGGAGATGAAGTATTGACCACCATTGCCGATATTACACACTCTATATTACGAAAAACTGATCATTTTGCTCGGTGGGGTGGAGAAGAATTTTTAATCTTAGCATCAATGACAACATCAATCGATGCATTGGTTTTAGCTGAAAAAATTCGTGAAAAAATTCAAGAAACTATTTTTCCTCTTGATATCACAGTCTCGTGCAGTTTTGGCGTTACCCTCTGTAACCCATCGTTGGATATTTATACCCTTATTGATCAAGCAGATACCGCCTTATATCGTGCAAAAGGTGAAGGAAAAAATCGAGTTTGCGAATATCATGGAGAGCGTATTAATGCTTGA
- a CDS encoding UDP-N-acetylglucosamine 4,6-dehydratase family protein translates to MNLLTPSFFKRFVFFLLADFILFFLSLRFAYELRFDFNIPTEHMVKFYTVFFVLTLLKLGSCYLFGIYRLTWRFFGLDDAKRLFYALIVSSFAFFILYWLDSTIFLPMPRSVIGIDFILSLTLVGILRLSKRILSSQSKQSSHKLTLIIGISPHTASLIKTLLDNPLTYYPVGIIAIQPKNFNMIRSTIGNIKISGIDDLPTLIQSKNISAAIIDGTLPQEILRDTYQQLNTLGIHTIKRSSLLEDRMIQDFSIEDLLARHPKDLDTPIIESFIRNKTVLITGAGGSIGSEIALQCHAFGATKLLLVDHSEYNLYQIGEKLPHATLRLLNILDKEPLNTLFLSSKPDIVIHAAAYKHVPLCEDNINAALTNNILGSRNVIDTAIEHNVTKIVIISTDKAVRPTNVMGASKRVVELYAQNVNPKNSEIVAVRFGNVLGSSGSVIPKFKAQIDSGGPITLTHPDITRYFMLISEACQLVLQAAAIARGGELFILDMGESVKIADLAETMIRLYASQPIEIVYTGLRPGEKLYEELLINDSEQKTAFDSILIAGSTHYPIEQLKEDIEELIKSNAPIEALREIVPEFNHTS, encoded by the coding sequence ATGAATTTATTAACCCCCAGTTTTTTTAAACGGTTTGTATTTTTTTTATTGGCTGATTTTATCCTTTTCTTCTTATCACTCCGTTTTGCCTACGAATTGCGATTTGATTTTAATATTCCCACTGAACACATGGTAAAATTTTATACCGTATTTTTTGTATTAACACTCTTAAAATTGGGAAGTTGTTATCTCTTTGGTATTTATCGACTTACGTGGCGATTTTTTGGTTTAGATGATGCCAAACGACTTTTTTATGCCCTAATTGTTTCTTCGTTTGCATTTTTTATCCTCTATTGGTTGGATTCAACCATATTCTTACCCATGCCAAGAAGTGTAATCGGTATTGATTTTATCCTCTCGCTAACATTAGTAGGAATACTAAGATTATCAAAACGAATTTTATCAAGCCAGTCTAAACAATCTTCTCACAAACTAACCCTCATCATCGGAATTTCTCCCCATACAGCCTCACTTATCAAAACTTTGTTAGACAATCCACTCACCTACTATCCTGTCGGTATTATCGCTATCCAGCCAAAGAATTTTAATATGATTCGCTCTACCATCGGAAACATTAAAATATCAGGGATTGATGATCTACCTACATTAATACAATCCAAAAATATTTCCGCTGCAATCATCGACGGAACGCTTCCACAAGAGATATTACGCGACACCTACCAACAACTCAACACGCTTGGTATTCATACTATCAAACGCTCTTCCCTCCTCGAAGACAGGATGATTCAAGACTTCTCTATCGAAGATTTACTTGCACGTCATCCAAAAGACCTCGATACTCCGATTATCGAGAGTTTCATCCGTAATAAAACTGTTTTAATAACCGGTGCTGGAGGAAGTATCGGGAGTGAGATAGCCCTACAATGTCATGCGTTCGGTGCAACTAAACTCCTACTTGTTGATCACAGTGAATACAATCTTTATCAAATCGGAGAAAAGCTCCCTCACGCCACCTTACGACTTCTCAATATTTTAGATAAAGAGCCCCTAAATACTCTATTCCTCTCATCCAAACCCGATATCGTGATCCATGCCGCAGCATACAAACATGTACCTTTGTGTGAAGATAATATCAATGCCGCACTTACTAATAATATACTCGGAAGCCGTAATGTTATCGATACCGCCATTGAGCACAACGTGACTAAAATCGTCATTATCTCTACCGACAAAGCGGTACGACCGACCAATGTGATGGGTGCATCCAAACGGGTTGTTGAACTTTATGCCCAAAATGTTAATCCGAAAAACAGCGAAATCGTTGCCGTCCGATTTGGTAATGTCCTTGGCTCTAGCGGAAGTGTCATCCCGAAATTTAAAGCCCAAATCGATAGCGGAGGTCCCATCACCCTTACCCATCCCGATATCACCCGCTACTTTATGCTCATTAGTGAAGCGTGTCAGCTCGTCCTTCAAGCGGCAGCTATTGCGCGTGGAGGGGAGCTTTTCATCCTTGATATGGGAGAAAGCGTTAAAATTGCCGATTTGGCTGAAACCATGATTCGTCTTTACGCATCACAACCTATAGAGATTGTTTATACCGGATTACGCCCCGGAGAAAAATTGTATGAAGAGTTATTGATTAATGATAGCGAACAAAAAACAGCTTTTGACTCTATCTTGATTGCCGGTTCGACGCACTATCCGATTGAACAATTAAAAGAAGATATCGAAGAGCTTATAAAAAGCAATGCTCCAATTGAAGCGTTACGTGAGATTGTACCTGAGTTCAACCACACTTCTTAA
- a CDS encoding glycosyltransferase family 4 protein, producing the protein MIYLILFALSIIITFIIRKYASVLKLIDIPNERSSHTISTPRGGGVAIIITFYTAFFYYHAFIESQLFWAICMGVPIAIIGFFDDIKPLPVYVRLSVQILSALTVLLILGGVNEIQFGFFTLHGMWLNGIAFLMIVWFTNLYNFLDGIDGYAASQTIFVSIAAFTLFKEPTLLFIIPATAGFLLFNRPKASIFMGDVGSTSLGFIFAIYMIHDASTLHFSGWLVVLSLFWFDATITLIRRWLNHEKLSVAHKKHMYQRLHLAKWSHQNIVLLGLVFNLTLFGLLLITPEKYFLVILGVTLLLLAKLLYFVDSKKEFL; encoded by the coding sequence ATGATCTATCTTATCCTTTTCGCCCTTTCTATTATCATCACTTTTATCATTCGAAAATATGCATCTGTGCTCAAATTGATTGATATACCCAACGAGCGAAGCTCCCACACGATTTCAACTCCAAGAGGCGGTGGAGTTGCTATTATTATTACCTTTTACACCGCTTTCTTCTATTACCATGCATTTATAGAATCTCAACTTTTTTGGGCTATATGCATGGGGGTTCCTATCGCTATTATTGGATTTTTCGACGATATAAAACCACTACCTGTTTATGTACGCTTAAGCGTTCAAATACTAAGTGCACTAACCGTATTACTCATCTTAGGAGGGGTGAATGAAATTCAATTTGGTTTTTTCACACTACATGGTATGTGGTTAAATGGGATTGCCTTCCTGATGATTGTATGGTTTACTAATCTTTATAACTTTCTTGATGGAATAGATGGGTATGCCGCAAGCCAAACTATTTTTGTATCCATAGCTGCCTTTACCCTCTTCAAAGAGCCGACTCTTCTCTTTATAATACCCGCTACCGCTGGTTTTTTACTTTTTAATCGACCAAAAGCTTCCATTTTTATGGGTGATGTCGGAAGCACCTCTCTTGGTTTTATCTTTGCAATTTATATGATACACGATGCATCAACACTCCATTTTTCAGGATGGCTTGTTGTGTTAAGTCTCTTTTGGTTTGATGCTACCATAACCCTTATCAGACGATGGTTAAACCATGAAAAACTCTCCGTAGCACACAAGAAACATATGTATCAACGCTTACACTTAGCAAAATGGAGTCATCAAAACATCGTTTTACTTGGACTTGTTTTTAATCTTACCCTGTTTGGTTTACTACTAATAACTCCGGAAAAATATTTTCTTGTTATTTTAGGAGTTACACTTTTATTATTAGCTAAACTACTCTATTTTGTCGATTCGAAAAAAGAGTTCCTATGA
- a CDS encoding NAD-dependent epimerase/dehydratase family protein has protein sequence MKILVIGGNSTIAKAFVASSPPNIQCVILRRDSSLRDYFHLTSDTFKGFDTIINFTAAVHDSIKDPNLIHRINADLPLFLAHKAKEACIQHFIQMSTIAVYGKTALHIDLKTAEYPDTLYAKSKYEADSALQNIQNDTFHVTIIRPPIVYGYNTPGNMKQLQKIIRTLPILPLGYNKNQRSLIYIDNLVTALWATVRSKPKGVILLRDHTMPSIQEITELIILNMKIKRYILPLPEFLIRWLCKFQSLPFYKLFSSLIIDDSYAQEKLGDYAKIPIHLAFTKMIRGEK, from the coding sequence ATGAAAATATTAGTTATTGGGGGGAACAGTACAATTGCAAAAGCATTTGTTGCAAGTTCTCCTCCTAATATACAATGTGTTATTCTACGACGTGATTCATCACTTCGTGATTATTTCCATCTTACATCCGACACATTTAAAGGTTTTGATACCATCATAAATTTTACCGCAGCTGTTCATGATTCTATCAAAGACCCCAATCTTATCCATCGTATTAATGCCGATCTTCCTCTATTTTTAGCACATAAAGCAAAAGAGGCCTGTATACAACATTTTATACAAATGAGTACCATTGCCGTATATGGTAAAACAGCCTTGCATATTGATTTAAAAACCGCAGAGTATCCCGACACATTATATGCTAAAAGTAAATACGAAGCTGATAGTGCGTTACAAAACATTCAGAACGACACATTTCACGTTACAATCATCCGTCCCCCAATAGTTTACGGATACAATACCCCAGGCAATATGAAGCAACTCCAGAAAATCATTCGTACCCTTCCTATACTTCCCTTAGGATACAATAAAAATCAGCGTTCCCTTATCTACATTGATAATCTAGTCACCGCCTTATGGGCAACAGTTCGCTCTAAACCAAAAGGGGTCATTCTACTCCGTGATCATACTATGCCATCAATCCAAGAGATAACCGAACTGATAATCCTCAACATGAAGATCAAACGCTACATCCTACCACTTCCGGAGTTCCTTATTCGATGGCTCTGTAAATTTCAATCATTACCATTCTATAAACTTTTTTCTTCCCTAATTATCGATGATTCCTACGCACAAGAAAAACTGGGAGATTATGCCAAAATACCTATCCATCTTGCATTTACAAAGATGATTCGAGGGGAGAAATGA